A genome region from Euryarchaeota archaeon includes the following:
- a CDS encoding RlmE family RNA methyltransferase has protein sequence MVRRWVKERRNDAFYRKAKREGYRSRAAYKLLAINERFEIFRPGFCVVDLGAAPGGWSQVAKELVAPDGRVVGVDLQRIDPEEGCVFLRGDVTKPEVEEEVRKAAGASVDVVLSDMSPNISGHYETDHARSVHLAETALLVATRLLRPGGRLVVKVFEGDLFQDYVKLVEAKFSKVRTHRPPATRESSSEIYVIAKRFGLPPQDKPENEE, from the coding sequence GTGGTCAGGCGCTGGGTGAAGGAAAGGCGTAACGACGCCTTCTACCGCAAAGCGAAGCGCGAGGGTTACCGCTCCCGCGCCGCTTACAAGCTCCTGGCGATCAACGAGCGGTTCGAGATCTTCAGGCCCGGTTTTTGCGTCGTCGACCTCGGGGCCGCCCCGGGCGGATGGAGCCAGGTCGCAAAGGAACTCGTGGCTCCGGACGGCCGCGTCGTAGGCGTCGACTTGCAACGCATCGACCCCGAGGAGGGCTGCGTGTTCCTCCGGGGCGATGTCACGAAACCCGAGGTCGAGGAAGAAGTGAGGAAGGCCGCCGGCGCTAGCGTGGACGTAGTGCTTTCGGACATGAGTCCCAACATCTCGGGCCACTACGAGACCGACCACGCGCGATCGGTGCACCTTGCGGAGACCGCGCTTCTCGTCGCGACACGGTTACTGCGGCCTGGTGGCCGGTTGGTCGTCAAGGTCTTCGAAGGCGACCTCTTCCAGGATTACGTGAAATTGGTCGAGGCGAAGTTCAGCAAAGTGAGGACCCATCGGCCGCCGGCGACGCGCGAATCGTCGAGCGAGATCTACGTCATCGCGAAACGGTTCGGCCTTCCTCCGCAGGACAAACCGGAGAACGAAGAATGA
- a CDS encoding tRNA (guanine(10)-N(2))-dimethyltransferase, with protein MNPDAALAAIKEGGTTLRVPSDHKQRGPGKRRGPLFYNRAGEKNRSLSVLIAATENAPRPIFALDGLSASGVRGLRWMVEAGVKDVTLNDRDPAATELEFKNAEANSVAPQITNRDLNSLMSDERYDLIDIDPFGTPAPFLDAIGRSLKRGGLVSITATDTACLAGTSPAACKRKYLATPLRFDAMHETGLRILAGAAIRAAAKYDVALKPLLVETDQHYYRVHLRSAGGAATADKTLDRLGVMQYCTSCLRRALHTAPAKHCECGGPLETAGPLWAGPIFDESFIEELHGILGKREFHSATRLEAQLGRFAEEARVESPSIDVHVVARGVKASSIPFSDILQGLRAVGFKASRTSLIDTGIRTDASPKEIQAILLEAKAR; from the coding sequence ATGAACCCCGATGCCGCGCTTGCCGCGATCAAGGAGGGCGGCACCACCCTTCGCGTCCCCTCGGACCACAAGCAGCGCGGCCCCGGAAAGCGTCGCGGCCCGCTCTTCTACAACCGGGCGGGCGAGAAGAACCGCTCGCTTAGCGTCCTCATCGCCGCCACCGAGAACGCGCCGCGTCCGATATTCGCTCTCGACGGGCTTTCGGCCAGTGGAGTGCGCGGCCTTCGCTGGATGGTCGAGGCCGGCGTCAAGGACGTGACGTTGAACGATCGCGATCCGGCCGCCACGGAATTGGAGTTCAAGAACGCGGAGGCGAATTCGGTGGCGCCCCAGATAACGAACCGCGACCTCAATTCGCTGATGAGCGACGAGCGCTACGATCTCATCGACATAGACCCCTTCGGCACCCCGGCTCCGTTTCTCGACGCGATCGGCCGCTCGCTAAAACGTGGTGGCCTTGTCTCGATCACGGCCACCGACACCGCTTGCCTCGCCGGTACTTCTCCCGCCGCGTGCAAGCGCAAGTACCTCGCGACCCCGCTTCGCTTCGATGCGATGCATGAGACGGGGCTACGCATCCTCGCCGGTGCGGCGATCCGTGCGGCGGCGAAATACGACGTCGCGTTGAAGCCGCTTCTCGTCGAGACGGATCAGCATTATTACCGCGTCCATCTACGTTCGGCCGGGGGAGCGGCGACCGCGGACAAGACGCTTGACCGGTTGGGCGTGATGCAATACTGTACGTCATGCCTCCGAAGAGCCTTGCACACTGCTCCCGCCAAACATTGCGAGTGCGGCGGCCCGCTCGAAACAGCCGGCCCCCTCTGGGCGGGGCCGATCTTCGATGAATCCTTCATCGAGGAGCTTCACGGCATTCTCGGGAAACGCGAATTCCATTCCGCCACCCGCCTCGAGGCCCAACTGGGCCGGTTCGCCGAAGAGGCCCGCGTGGAATCGCCCTCGATCGACGTTCACGTCGTGGCCCGTGGCGTCAAGGCATCCTCCATCCCGTTTTCCGACATACTTCAAGGCCTACGCGCCGTCGGGTTCAAGGCTTCGAGGACGTCGCTCATCGACACGGGGATCCGCACCGATGCTTCCCCTAAGGAGATCCAGGCGATACTTCTCGAAGCAAAGGCCCGATGA